The Oleispira antarctica RB-8 genome contains the following window.
GAGTGTTCTTGAAAATCATAGAGCCTACTTTATGGTTTTTATATGGGTTGGTATATAGGGTAGTTATAAACTTATACGTTTTACTCAGCTTCAATACTTATGAGTAACGCCTGAATTTCAATCACTGGTTAGTACAGCTTAATACAACGCCCCGCATAATATTAAACAAAATCCAGTGACTACGTAGCAGCCACATTGGATTAAGTGTTTCCCATAATATCTAAGTACGAAGCAACCCCCTTACAATCGATTAGCGTTATTGCAACAGAGATTATCTTTATCGGAGTGTCGCCAGTGAGTCAGTTTAGTAAAGACAGCTCGTCGGGTATTGAACGAATCATTCAGGAATATGTACCGGGCAAGCAGGTTACTCTGGCGCATTTATTGGCAAATCCTACTGAAGAGTTATGTCACAAAGTGGGAGTCGAGCATGCAGAAGCGATAGGCATTCTTACACTTACCCCAGGTGAGACAGCCATTATTGCAGGTGATGTCGCTACCAAATTTGCGTCAGTAGAAATAGGTTTTTTAGATCGCTTTTCTGGAGCGCTGGTTGTGACAGGCTCGATTGGTGCTGTTGACGAAGCGTTAAGTTCGGTATTGGAAACACTAGAAACAGTATTGGGGTATCGCGTATGTCCAGCAACACGGACATAAAATCGCCAACTGAATCGAAAGCCTTGGCAGATTTTGTCTTGGTCGGTGAGGTTGGTTGCGGCAAAACCGCTTTGATGAAGGCGTTGCTGCAAAGTGACGGCGAGGTGCGTAAAACCCAAGCCGCTGAATATCACGAACACAATGTCATCGATACGCCAGGAGAGTTTATTGGTCGGCCTGCGTATTACGGTGCGTTACTGGCAACGGTTGTTGGGATTAGCACAATCGTCTATTTGCAGCCGGCTAATAGTAACGCCTTTTCTATGCCTTCTGGGCTATTGCTGGTCTACCCCAATAAACGCGTTATTGGGGTAGTCAGTAAGACTGATCTACCGGATTCCGATTCGGTTAGAGCCTGCAAAATCATGCAGGAAAATGGCATTAAAGAGCCCTACTTTGCAACCTCCACGGTGACGAATGAAGGGATTGAACAACTCCGAAGTTACTTGATGAATTTGTAGGCTTAATCATTGGGTTCAGATCATTACAGGGCCTTCAAAAGGGATGACGCATGAAGACATTAATTACGGCCGAATATGTAAAAAAACTGCACCGTGATGGTGAAGTTTCTCTGACAATGACGCCACAAAGCACGATCATAACGCCAGAAGCGCGTGATGTAGCTAAGTCTTTAGGCATTCAGATTATCGATGCTGCGGTTAATATTGCCGCTAAACCGGTCGCTCACACTGCGGCGACAAATACAGCGACAAGTACCGCCGCTCTTGCTTCTAGAAATACAGATAATACTGATCAGGCGCAGGCAATACGACGCGCTGTTGAAGCCAAACTTCCTGCGGGTAAACACGACTCGGCACTGCTCGAACAATTGGTGGCAAAGGCCATACGTGAACTGCAAGGCACTGAAAGTGGCCCTTATTGCGAACGACAAGTATCTGATAATGGCATCGTATTAGTACGAGGTGGTTCGGTAAAATTCGGTCGTTTTGACGGCGCACCAGACCAACAAATTGGTTTAACTGACGTCATCGGCAGCAGCGATAAAAGTCCTATCGCCGCTGGTTTTATGCAGTGGGAAAAATCCAGTTTTCCTTGGACTCTAAATTATGACGAAATAGAAGTCATACTCGAAGGCGAGCTGCATATTACCTGCGGTGGAAAGACGTCGATTGGTAAGCCTGGCGATGTGATGTTTGTGCCAAAGGGCTCCAGCATTGAATTTGGAACACCTACCAAAGTGCGTTTCGTTTATATCACCTACCCAGCGAATTGGGCGGATTAGTGGACAATCTGAACATGCCTTCTTTTATCACCGAGTCGTGGTTACGGCAGGAATTTGGCTTGGGTCACGGCACAGAGATACACCTGCCTGCTCATTCTAAGTTGACCCCTTCGGCGGCACAATTATTGGCCGAGCGAAAGATTCGTACTCGTTATATTGACGATGAAGGCCGGGTATATCTCTCTGAGGGTGGGTTGGGGTCGCAAGCACAATCACAGGCTCAAGCTCACTCACAAACTCATGCTCAACGTCAGACTGAGCAAAAAGTAACGCGTGTTCATCCACTCACAAGTGGTAATGCTCAACCGGCAAATAATTGTGCGGTTTGCAGCAGTCACGTCGACAAAAAACCTGAATTATTAACACTGCTCGACGACAAAGAGCTGGTGCCTAAAACCCATCCGCGAATTCGTCTTCGAGGCAAACTCGATACCTTAATCGCACAAACCGTGTTTGTGCAAACACAGTTTGATCCCGCTAAAAAATACCCTTTATTGCACAAGTTGTTGGCAGATTTACGTTCATACATTGGCAATATATTGCGCTGCGAAGTGACGGGTGAAACCTTGTTACCGTTGGGTATGGGCAAGCTTGATGATGACGTTATTCACCGTATTTCACACCAACCACTCAAGTACTTAGGGCACGACCATATTTTACCAGAACAATGTCATGGCCCTAACGTCGCACAGTTAAATTTATTACGGGCGTTGGTGCGTGAAGTAGAGCTAGAGGCATGCAGTACTTTTATTGATGATACGTACAAGCTTACTCGTGAAGACATCGTTCAAGGTTTAAATCGACTCAGCAGTGCTTTCTATGTGCTCATGTTAATTACCTTGGTCAGCGAATCCGGCATCACAGTATCATTGGAAAAGGTCGCTTCCTTATGAATGTCGTGCAGCAATGTCGCACTGAGTGCAAACAGTCACCGCAGAGAATCGTTTTTGCCGATTCTCTGGATGTGCGCGTATTACAGGCTGCCAACGAATTACAGAAGCAGGGTTTAGCCGAGCCTATTCTAATAGGTAACCCTTTTGAAATACGCGACTATGCCTATCGTAACGGAATTGCGATGCCTTGTTTTGCTGTGGTCGACCCTGAACGCTCGGGCTACCTTGAGCCGTTCGTTAATGCCTATCTTGAAAATAGTGATGCGAACACTGAGCGTGATAGTGCCGAAGCATTACTGCGCAAACCCCTTTTTTATGCAGCAATGATGGTTAAGCAAAACCAAGCTGACGTCTGTATTGCCGGTAATTTGTCGACCAGCGGTGATGTATTACGCGCTGCCTTAAAAGTGATTGGCATTGCGGAACAACATAGAACGGTTTCTTCTTTTTTTGTGATGACGTCTCCCGATGGCTCCGACGTTCGCTTGTTTGCCGATGCGGCAGTCGTTCCTGAGCCAACGGTTGAACAGCTGGCTGACATTACGATTGATACTGCCCGTAATTTTGAAAAGCTCACAGGCGAGAAGGCTCGGGTTGCCATGTTGTCATTCTCGAGCAAAGGCAGTTCGAATCATCCAGCGGCGGTGCATGTGCGCGAAGCCTTTGATTTAGTACGTCGCAAATCTCCCGATCTTATTGTCGATGGTGAGCTGCAATTTGATGCTGCCGTTGATCCTATTGTTGCCGATCATAAAGCTCCGGACAGTCCCTTACACGGATCTTCAAATGTGATGATTTTTCCATCACTCAATGCCGGAAATATTGCCTACAAAGTTGCTCAGCGCCTTGCTCATTACCAAGCGCTGGGGCCATTACTGCAAGGTTTACGAAAGCCCATGCACGATTTGTCGAGGGGATGCAGCGCCGACGATATTGTCGATATTGCGATTCTCGCGTCGTGCCTGGCAAAAAAATAATACTTTCCTGAGGAGGAATAACAATGAACGAAGCACTAGGCATTATCGAAACAAAAGGTCTGACTGCGCTGATAGAAGCGTCCGATGCCATGGTTAAAGCGGCACGCGTTGAGCTGGTTGGTTACAAGCAAATTGGTAGCGGTTTGGTTACTGCATTTGTGCGTGGCGATGTGGCGGCTTGCAAAGCAGCAACTGACGCTGGGGCCGCGGCAGCACAGCGACTGGGTGAGCTAGTTGCGGTGCATGTAATACCAAGACCGCACGGTGATTTGGAATTGATTTTTCCGATTACGCCGAGTGGTAAATCGTCTGCTGACAGTTAGTCGGCGGCCGAAAATCAATTCATAAAGAGGACACTCCCATGATGGAAGCGTTAGGCATTATTGAAACAAAAGGATTGACCGCATTAATTGAGGCGTCCGATGCCATGGTCAAGGCGGCCAGAGTTGAACTGGTGGGTTATCAACAGATTGGTCACGGTTATGTGTCTGCAATGGTAAGAGGCGATGTCGCAGCGTGTAAAGCTGCGACAGATGCTGGTGCAGCAGCGGCGCAACGCTTAGGTGAAATCGTTTCTGTGCACGTAATTCCACGGCCGCATGGCGATTTGGAAGCGATATTTCCTCTCACCCCAAAGTCAGTCAGTACGAAGAGTGCTGACACCGAAAACAGTAATAACAATACCAACAGTGCCAAAAAAACCGTGGTGAAAAAGACCGCAGGTTAACAAATGGATGGTTGAATTATGAGGCTTGCAAAAGTCATAGGTCAGGTCGTTGCAACGATACGCAGCGATCGCTTGGGTATGGATAAGTTGTCGTTGATCAAGTTTATCGATCAGTCGGGCGAGGAGGAATCTTCGGTAGCTGTGGCGGTTGATAGGCTGGGTGCTGGCGAAGGTGAATGGGTTCTCGTCGTGGGAGGGAGTTCCGCACGCATGTCGATGGATAGCAGCGGTCAGGTCCCGATTGACCTTAGCGTGGTTGGCATTGTCGATGAAGTCACCAGCAATAATTCTTCTTGGTTTCATAAGAATCAGCAGTACTAGCGGAGGTATGGCATGACACAACAGCATTTAGATTCACAGCAACTCGAAATGATCGTAAAGCGAGTGATTGAGCAGTTGCATGCACCTCAAAAAGACGGCGAGCGCTATGGCGTGTACCAAACCTTAGACGATGCCGTCGCCGCCGCGAAGATTGCTCAACCTCAAATTCGCAGTCTGGCCAAGCGTAACGCCATTATCGCTTCCATTCGTAAATTGGCGAGCGAACATATACAAGAACTGTCTGAGTTGGCGGTGCAAGAAACGGGATTTGGTCGAGTGAGTGACAAAATTCGCAAGAATCGCTTAGTCATCGACAGAACTCCTGGCACAGAGGTGCTCATTCCCATGGCCATCACGGGTGATCATGGTTTATCGCTGGTGGAAAATGCGCCGTGGGGTGTTATCGCTTCGGTCACACCTTCTACCAATCCGTCGGCAACGATTATAAATAACAGTATCAGCATGATTGCAGCCGGAAATGCCGTTGTATTTTCGCCTCACCCAGCGGCAAAAGCCGTATCGCAACGCACGATTCAATTGGTCAATCAGGCATCGGTAAAAGCAGGCGGGCCTAACGGTATTGTCACGTGCTTAGAGGTTCCCACTCTTGAAGCGGCAACGCAGTTATTTTCTTATCCGGGTATTCATCTATTGACCGTCACCGGAGGCGACGCAGTGGTATCGGCGGCGCGTAAAGTAACAGACAAGCGACTTATTGCCGCAGGTCCTGGTAATCCTCCTGTCGTAGTTGATGAAACCGCAGACATTGAGCGCGCTGCCATTAGCATCGTGCAGGGCGCCTCTTTTGATAACAATATTGTGTGTGTAGACGAAAAAGAAATCATCGCCGTCGAGTCGATTGCTGATGCTTTAAAAGCTGCAATGGTGAGAAATGGTGCGGTAGAGATATCTGCACAACAGGCTGAGGCCGTTGCGCAACTGGTATTGCATGATTACCCAGGTCCAAAAGCAGCGCCTAAAAGTGAATGGGTGGGGCGAGATGCGGCGAAGATTGCCGCCGCCGCAGGTTTTGAAGTGCCTGCTTCAACGCGTTTGCTGTTATTGGAAGCAGATTACGACCATGTTTTTGCTCGTACTGAAATGATGATGCCAGTGATTGCGATGAGCAGAGCCCGTGATTGCGATCAAGCAATTGATTGGGCGATTGAACTAGAGAATGACAATAAACACTCCGCCGCCATGCATTCGCGCAATATTGACAATCTATCGCGTATGGCAGAAGAAATTAATACCAGTTTATTCGTCAAAAATGGTCCTTGTATCGCAGGTTTAGGTGCTGGTGGTGAGGGGTGGGCGTCAATGACTATTTCCACACCCACTGGCGAGGGCGTTACCAATGCTGCAACGTTTGTACGCAAGCGTCGCTGCACCTTAGTAGACGCATTTCGGATTGTATAAGGGGGATTTATGAATAGCAGTATGACAGCCGTAAACGAATTATTGATAGAGGCTGCGACTATGGTTAATGACGATAGTTTGGCGCCTTATCGTGGGTCATTTAAAGTGGGCATTGACTTGGGCACCGCTGATATTCAAACCGTTGTGCTGGATGAAAATAACCAGCCGTTGGCGTGTTATTTAGACTGGGCCGATGTCGTCCAAGATGGTGTTGTTGTGGATTATCACGGCGCTTGTCTGATTGTGAAAGACCAATTGCGTCGCGCTAACGAACGCTTGGGTATCGATATTGAACAGGCAACGACCTCGTTTCCCCCGGGCACAGACCCTCGAATCTCGATTAACGTGGTTGAATCTGCTGGCATTGAAGTGGCCGGTGTTATTGATGAACCCAGCAGCGTTGCCACGTTGTTGAAATTACAGAACGCCGCGGTGGTGGATATTGGGGGTGGCACTACTGGCACCGCTATTATCGAAAATGGCCAGGTCGTCAAATCAGTCGACGATCCTACTGGGGGGCACCATATTACGCTGACCCTGGCAGGTCATCACCACATGTCCTATGAAGACGCCGAACTATTGAAGCGCAGTGATACGTCCGGCGAAGTGTTGTCGATCGTGAAACCCGTGATTGCGAAAATGGCCGACCTAGTAAAGCAGCATATTGCTGAGCACGCCCCACCTGCGATATACCTCACTGGCGGTTGTTGTGCATTACAGGGTTTTGCCAAGGTCTTTGCGGCTGAATTTCAGGATGTAGAGGTCATATTTCCCACGCAGCCGTTGTATTTAACGCCGTTGGCCATTGCCGCGTTTGGTGCTACCGAAAGCGTGCGCCAGCAACGGGCTGGTTAGCATGACGACTTCATTGGATGCCTCATCAATAGATGCTTCTGTCATTACTAGCATCATTACTCACACAGTCGATGAGCTAACGCCCAAAAACTTGTTTAATTTTAATTCGCCACGCCAAACCATCGTGGGCGAAGGATCAATACTGAAGCTTGGAACATTGCTGCAAACGCTGAATGTGAAACACGTATTAATCGTCGCTGACGAAGTCGTTTATCAAAAAGGTTTATTGGCGAGCGCACTGCGTTGTCTGGCTCGGGCCAACATAGCAGTCACGGTATTTTCTGGTATCGAGCGCGAACCTTCTAGTGATGTTGTAGAGCAAGGCGTGGCAATGCTCGCACAGAGTAAGGCTGATTTTGTATTGGGATTTGGGGGCGGTTCAGCCATGGATGCGGCGAAGGCCATTGCTCTATTAGGGAGCTGCAATGCCAGCCTTGATGAGTTAACAGAACCTGGCTTTGATCAGCGCCGAACCATCGGTCTTGGTGCAGTGCCGACCACCGCAGGCACAGGCTCAGAAGTCACTGATATCAGTGTCATTATGCACGCCGATCGCAGCAAAAAATTCATTGCCAAAAATCTTGATTTAATGCCCGACCTCGCCGTGATTGACCCTACTTTGATGTTGGGTTTGCCCGCGTCGGTGACCGCCGCGACGGGTATTGATGCCTTGACCCACGCCATTGAAGCGTATGTTGCGCACGGCGCCAACCACTTATCTCAAGCGCTGGCGATCTCAGCGATTAAAGTAATACCCCATGCGCTCTCCATTGCAGTCGGCGATGGCACAGAGTTGTCCGCTCGGTTGGAAATGGCCGTCGCGTCTTATAGTGCGGGCCTGTCTTTTAGTAATTCTGGTTTGGGCTTAGTACATGCATTGTCGCATCAGGTCGGTGCGCAATATGGCGTTGCACATGGCGTAGCCAATGGCATTCTTTTGCCTCACGTAATGACCTTTAACGCCTTGGTGTGTCGCAGGGAATACGCCGATATCGCGCGTGCATTAGGAGCAACGAACGAAGGTATGAACGAGCGACAGCAATGTGAGGCCGGTATTGAATCCGTGCGTCAGTTACTGAGCGATATTGGCTTGCCGAATAGCTTTGCAGAATTTGGTTTGGCGGTGGAAGATTTTGGCGAGCTAGCCGACGCCACCTTGCAGGATATCTGTATTACAACCAACCCTCGGCGCGTGACAAAAACAGACATTATTCAACTTTTACAACAGGTCGCTAACGGATAGCGATCGGCATTAATTCACTGGAGAAAAGAGCATGGAATTACTAAACCAGATTATCCTCTACATTATGATGACCTTTATGGTCATTGGTGCGCTAGATCGTATTCTTCAGCAGTTTGGCGGTTCTGAGCCGGTGCTCGGTAAAATTGGCTTAGGCCGCGTAGGCAAATCGATTGGCGGTGCCGGAAGTCAGTTCGAAGAGGGGTTTAATGCCATGGGGGCTTTAGCCCTAGCGATGGTTGGTATTATCGCAATTGCCCCCGTATTGGCTAAAATATTATCGCCTATCGTGGTGCCTATTTATACAGCATTGGGCGCTGATCCTGCCATGTTTGCCACGACCTTGCTGGCTAACGATATGGGTGGGTATTTTCTTGCTAAAGAAATGGCGACAGCCGTGGATGGCACCATCAATTATGGTGCTTGGATGTATGCAGGCCTAATTCTAGGCGCGATGATGGGGCCGACCATCGTTTTCTCTATTCCAGTCGCCGTGGGCATAATCGATATCAAAGATCGTCCCTATCTGGCCGCAGGTGTCTTGGCGGGTATTGTCACGATTCCTTTAGGCTGTATTGCCGGTGGTTTGGCGGCGATGGCTTCGACCGTAATGGTGCCGGGGACCGAACAGGCGATTGAATTCAATCTGCCGTTGATCTTTATGAACTTGATTCCCGTGCTGATCGTATCGGCCTTAATCGCAGCGGGATTGTGGGCTATGCCTCAACGCATGATTAACGGCTTTGCCATCTTCGCTAAGTTTTTAGTGGCGTTTATCACGCTTGGGCTTATGTCAGCGGTATTGGAGACGACGGTGGGGATTACCTTGATTCCCGGTATGGACCCTATCTTTATGGCCGAAGGCGATATTCCAGGAGTCGATATGCGCGCTATCGAAGTGATTGGTTCTATCGCCATTATTCTTCTGGGTGCTTATCCGATGGTCTTGTTATTAACCCGTTGGTTTGAAAAACCTTTGCTAAAAATGGGCGGTGTATTGAAGGTTAACCCTGTCGCTGCAACCGGCTTAATTGCTACCTTAGCCAATAACATTCCTATGTTTCAGGTCATGAAAGACATGGATAGCCGCGGCAAAATTTTATGCTCAGCCTTTGCGGTGAGTGCAGCATTTACCTTTGGTGACCATCTTGGATTCACGGCAGCCAATAAGCCAGACATGATCATGGCGGTTATTATTGGCAAATTGGTGGGAGGGATTACCGCTGTACTATTCGCCATGATGTTGGCCGATAAAATGATTGCCTCGATAGAAAATAATTCACCGACTTCTGACGTAGCAGAGACCGCTAATGAGTCGTAAAACGGTGCACAGCGTAGGTATTGATATTGGTACCACAACGACTCAAGTCATATTTTCACAATTGACGATGGTTAATCGTGCGCCCGTCACGCAGGTGCCACGGTATGAATTTGTGGAGCGCAATATTTGCTTTCAAAGCCCCGTTAGTCGCACGCCCCTGACGGATGACGGCTTGGTTGATATCGATCGTTTACAAGCATTCATTGATGCTCAGTTTGTCGCGGCCGAACTGACGCTAGAAGACATAGAAACAGGGGCCATTATTATTACGGGTGAATCCTCCAAGGCGATCAATGCACGCGACGCCATTATGGGATTGGCTGATCGCTTGGGTGATTTTGTTGTCGCCACCGCTGGGCCTAATTTGGAATCGGTTATCGCAGGGCGCGGTAGCGGCGCTGGGGAATACTCCAAGGCGCACCACGCCCGAGTGCTCAACATCGATATTGGTGGTGGTACGAGCAATTACGTGGTGTTTGAAAGCGGTAATGTGGTGGATACGGCTTGCCTGAATGTAGGGGGGCATTTACTTGAAACCGATACTCAGGGCGGTGTGATAAAAATACACAAACCCGCCCGTCTTGTTATTGCCGAATTGTTTGGCGATCACGTCGATGCAGCGCAGCTCGATCATGACCGCGTTAAAAAAGTCGTCAATCGCATGGCTGAATTAATTGTGGAATGCATCAGTGCTACGCCTTCGACGCTATGCAATCAACTGATGATGACTCCTGCACTTCAGGGAGATAAAGGCTTTGATGTGATCTTTCTTAGCGGGGGCGTAGGTGACTGTTATTACCAACTGCGCGACGCTGAGCTTGATGCGTTTAAATGGCAAGATATCGGCGTGTTGTTAGCCGGCGCGTTATTAAAAAATTCTCAGTTAGGGGCCTATACGGTTAAGCAACCATCACAAACTTTGCAAGCCACCGTGATCGGTGCAGGTGCCTATTCGCTGTCGCTGTCGGGGGCTTCAATTTGGTTAAATACCGACGAGCTTCCGGTGCGAAATATTCCCGTGGTGCAACCCAATATAGATTGGCAGCAAGCTGAACCTAATGTTTGCGAACACATAATCAGCGCTGGCAAGCGTATGGATTTACGCTTGGGCGAAGACCGCTACGCCATCGCCTTTGATAACCGTATGCCGGTTAATTATAAATCGGTCAGTCACACGGCGCAGCAGCTAGCCACCTATTTTCTGCAACATGGTAATAAGCGTGATCCCGCAATTGTGATAACGCAAAACGATTTAGGCAAAGTCCTCGGCATGGAATTACAACCGTTAATTGACCCGCAACAATTGCTGGTGATTGACGAAGTACGTGCTCGCGAAGGCGATTTTATCGATATTGGTCAGAGTTTTTTTGACGGCGACGTAGTGCCGCTAACCATCAAGTCACTGGCATTCCCGGCATAGGACAAGGAGATTTTTATGAGATTAAAAACGACATTATTTGGGAAGGTCTACCAGTTTCGTGACGTGAAAGACGTCTTGGCCAAAGCCAACGAACTGCGTTCTGGAGATGTGCTGGCAGGCATTGCCGCAGAAACGGCGCAGCAAAGGGTTGCCGCCAAGCAAGTACTTGGCGATATGAGTCTGCAAACGCTACGGGAAAACCCTATTGTTCCATATGAGATAGACGCGATTACCCGTGTGATTCAAGACGCGGTCAATACCTCTGTGTACGACGAGATCAAGAACTGGACCGTCAGTGAACTGCGTGAATATATCTTGGGTGATGGCCCGACGCATGAAGACTATGAACGTTTACGCAAAGGCCTCACATCAGAGATGGTTGCTGCCGTGTGTAAAATTTGTTCAAACGCCGACTTAATGGTTGGGGCAAAAAAGTTGTACGTGATATCAAAAGCCAATTGTACCTTGGGTATTCCAGGCCGTTTTTCTTCGCGCTTACAACCGAACGATACCCGTGATGATATTGACAGTATTATTACGCAGACTTACGAAGGTCTTTCTTATGGCTGCGGTGATGCTGTTATTGGTGTTAATCCCGTTACCGAGTCGGTCGAAAATACCCGCCGTATTCTTGATGCCCTGAAAGAAGTTACCGACAAATGGAATATTCCGACCCAGAGTTGTGTGCTAGCGCATGTGACCAATCAGATGGCGGCGATTGAAAAGGGCGCACCTGGTGGACTGATTTTCCAAAGTTTATCGGGCACCGAAAAAGGCCTAAATGAGTTTGGGGTGACGGTTAAAATGCTCGACGAAGCCTACGACCTTGGCAAGCACTACTGCAATCTCGCCGGCGACAATATGATGTATTTCGAGACAGGGCAAGGTTCGGCGTTGTCGGCGAATGCGCATTATGGCGCTGACCAAGTGACCGTTGAAGCGCGTAATTATGGTCTTGCTAAGCGCTACAATCCTCACTTGCTCAATACGGTGGTTGGTTTTATCGGCCCTGAGTATCTGTTCAACCATCAACAAATTACCCGTGCCGCATTAGAAGATCATTTTATGGGCAAGCTCACGGGCATCCCTATGGGATGTGATGCTTGCTATACCAATCATGCTGATACCGACCAAAATTCGAATGAAAATCTGAACGTATTGCTCGCGGCGGCAGGTTGTAATTATGTGATGTCATTGCCATTGGGTGACGACATTATGCTGAATTACCAAACAACGAGTTATCACGACGTTGCGACTGCGCGACGCTTGCTGGGCTATCGACCTGCTCCAGAATTTGAAGCGTGGATGGAAACGATGGGCTTGATGGAAAACGGTGAATTGACGGCCCGCGCGGGCGATCCTTCCATATTTTTTTGATTAAAGGTGATAACCATGGATGAGCAAAGTATTCAAAGTATCGTGAAGTCGGTGCTACGCGAACTGGGTGAGACTAATCTTCCAGAGGGCAAAATCATGACGATAAAGCCTGATGAAACCGACAGTGCGCCTGCCGCGTTGTCTGCTGAAAAAATAAATACCGATGCGAACGCACAAACAGAGACAGACAGTAAAGAGAGTCTGGAAGACCTGAGTCTGGATAAATTTATCCGCTGGAATGGCATTCGCAATGCCCATAACGCAAGTATTAACGACGACATGATCAGCCAAACAGGAGCGCGTGTTTGTCAGGGTAGGGCGGGTCCGCGACCACGTACTATTTCTTTATTACGTTTTCTTGCCGACCATTCGCGCTCCAAGGATACCGTGATTAAAGAGATCGATTCTGAGTGGTTGGTCGAACGTAATTTGTTGGAAGTGACGTCACGCTCAAGTGATAAAAGTGAGTATCTGACTCGCCCTGATTTAGGCCGACAGCTGTCTGATGAGGGTAAAAAACTCGTACTGGAAAAGTGCAAAAAGTCCCCACAGGTACAAGTCATTATTTCTGATGGTTTGAGCACCGACGCCGTCACCAGTAATTACGATGAAATTCTGCCACCGTTATTGAAGGGGCTAGAAAATGCAGGCTTCGATGTAGGCACTCCGTTCTTTCTGCGTTACGGACGTGTTAAAGCACAGGATGAAGTTGGTTATATGTTGCAAGCAGAGGTGAATTTGTTGTTGATCGGCGAACGCCCTGGGCTTGGACAATCTGAAAGCCTGAGTTGTTACTGCGTTTATAAACCAAGCCCAGAGACGGTGGAGTCAGATCGCATGGTGATTTCCAATATCCATAAGTCGGGCACTCCTCCGGTCGAGGCGGCCGCGGTTATTGTTGATCTTACCAAAAAAATGCTGGAGCAAAAGGCCAGCGGACTCAATTTGAAACGCTAAGTCCATGCGGAAAATATCACGCGTAGACAACTATAAAGGACAAGTAATATGAGTGTATTAGACGAACTTAAAGCATCGGTACTTGCAACTCGGGTCATCGCTTCGGTAGACCAAGGCATGATAGAGCTATTTAAACTGAATAAAGACCAGCGTTGCATAGGCATACTGACGGCCGATTGTGATGACGTGACCTATGTCGCGATTGAT
Protein-coding sequences here:
- a CDS encoding Ethanolamine utilisation protein, EutH, producing MELLNQIILYIMMTFMVIGALDRILQQFGGSEPVLGKIGLGRVGKSIGGAGSQFEEGFNAMGALALAMVGIIAIAPVLAKILSPIVVPIYTALGADPAMFATTLLANDMGGYFLAKEMATAVDGTINYGAWMYAGLILGAMMGPTIVFSIPVAVGIIDIKDRPYLAAGVLAGIVTIPLGCIAGGLAAMASTVMVPGTEQAIEFNLPLIFMNLIPVLIVSALIAAGLWAMPQRMINGFAIFAKFLVAFITLGLMSAVLETTVGITLIPGMDPIFMAEGDIPGVDMRAIEVIGSIAIILLGAYPMVLLLTRWFEKPLLKMGGVLKVNPVAATGLIATLANNIPMFQVMKDMDSRGKILCSAFAVSAAFTFGDHLGFTAANKPDMIMAVIIGKLVGGITAVLFAMMLADKMIASIENNSPTSDVAETANES
- the eutJ gene encoding Ethanolamine utilization protein — encoded protein: MNSSMTAVNELLIEAATMVNDDSLAPYRGSFKVGIDLGTADIQTVVLDENNQPLACYLDWADVVQDGVVVDYHGACLIVKDQLRRANERLGIDIEQATTSFPPGTDPRISINVVESAGIEVAGVIDEPSSVATLLKLQNAAVVDIGGGTTGTAIIENGQVVKSVDDPTGGHHITLTLAGHHHMSYEDAELLKRSDTSGEVLSIVKPVIAKMADLVKQHIAEHAPPAIYLTGGCCALQGFAKVFAAEFQDVEVIFPTQPLYLTPLAIAAFGATESVRQQRAG
- the eutG gene encoding iron-containing alcohol dehydrogenase; the protein is MTTSLDASSIDASVITSIITHTVDELTPKNLFNFNSPRQTIVGEGSILKLGTLLQTLNVKHVLIVADEVVYQKGLLASALRCLARANIAVTVFSGIEREPSSDVVEQGVAMLAQSKADFVLGFGGGSAMDAAKAIALLGSCNASLDELTEPGFDQRRTIGLGAVPTTAGTGSEVTDISVIMHADRSKKFIAKNLDLMPDLAVIDPTLMLGLPASVTAATGIDALTHAIEAYVAHGANHLSQALAISAIKVIPHALSIAVGDGTELSARLEMAVASYSAGLSFSNSGLGLVHALSHQVGAQYGVAHGVANGILLPHVMTFNALVCRREYADIARALGATNEGMNERQQCEAGIESVRQLLSDIGLPNSFAEFGLAVEDFGELADATLQDICITTNPRRVTKTDIIQLLQQVANG
- the eutA gene encoding Ethanolamine utilization protein; this encodes MSRKTVHSVGIDIGTTTTQVIFSQLTMVNRAPVTQVPRYEFVERNICFQSPVSRTPLTDDGLVDIDRLQAFIDAQFVAAELTLEDIETGAIIITGESSKAINARDAIMGLADRLGDFVVATAGPNLESVIAGRGSGAGEYSKAHHARVLNIDIGGGTSNYVVFESGNVVDTACLNVGGHLLETDTQGGVIKIHKPARLVIAELFGDHVDAAQLDHDRVKKVVNRMAELIVECISATPSTLCNQLMMTPALQGDKGFDVIFLSGGVGDCYYQLRDAELDAFKWQDIGVLLAGALLKNSQLGAYTVKQPSQTLQATVIGAGAYSLSLSGASIWLNTDELPVRNIPVVQPNIDWQQAEPNVCEHIISAGKRMDLRLGEDRYAIAFDNRMPVNYKSVSHTAQQLATYFLQHGNKRDPAIVITQNDLGKVLGMELQPLIDPQQLLVIDEVRAREGDFIDIGQSFFDGDVVPLTIKSLAFPA
- the eutE gene encoding Ethanolamine utilization protein EutE — its product is MTQQHLDSQQLEMIVKRVIEQLHAPQKDGERYGVYQTLDDAVAAAKIAQPQIRSLAKRNAIIASIRKLASEHIQELSELAVQETGFGRVSDKIRKNRLVIDRTPGTEVLIPMAITGDHGLSLVENAPWGVIASVTPSTNPSATIINNSISMIAAGNAVVFSPHPAAKAVSQRTIQLVNQASVKAGGPNGIVTCLEVPTLEAATQLFSYPGIHLLTVTGGDAVVSAARKVTDKRLIAAGPGNPPVVVDETADIERAAISIVQGASFDNNIVCVDEKEIIAVESIADALKAAMVRNGAVEISAQQAEAVAQLVLHDYPGPKAAPKSEWVGRDAAKIAAAAGFEVPASTRLLLLEADYDHVFARTEMMMPVIAMSRARDCDQAIDWAIELENDNKHSAAMHSRNIDNLSRMAEEINTSLFVKNGPCIAGLGAGGEGWASMTISTPTGEGVTNAATFVRKRRCTLVDAFRIV